Proteins encoded in a region of the Flammeovirga yaeyamensis genome:
- a CDS encoding response regulator transcription factor — MTQISVVLTDDHVVVRNGIKLLLENSHEINVIGEGANGLEALELCKKLTPDVLVIDIRMPVMNGIEATSKIKEYSPNTKVLILSMHDDSEYILDAAEKGASGYLLKDSNSDEFLKAIKTVHEGKKYFSGDISKVLVESYLNIKNNNTPSPKPETKEVASIDLTKREKEILKYVAAGKSSKDIASILNKSVRTVETHRFNIMKKMEVKSAVELIAKLNDYPTLKSELDL; from the coding sequence TAGTTAGAAATGGTATAAAACTGTTACTGGAAAATAGCCATGAAATAAACGTGATAGGCGAAGGTGCTAACGGTTTGGAGGCACTTGAACTTTGCAAGAAACTTACCCCTGATGTTTTGGTTATTGATATTAGAATGCCCGTAATGAACGGTATTGAAGCCACTTCGAAAATAAAAGAGTATAGTCCGAACACCAAAGTGCTTATTTTATCAATGCACGATGATTCTGAATATATTTTAGATGCGGCTGAAAAGGGTGCTAGTGGTTATTTACTTAAAGACTCTAATAGTGATGAGTTTTTAAAGGCTATTAAAACTGTTCATGAAGGAAAAAAATACTTCAGTGGTGATATTTCTAAAGTATTAGTTGAAAGTTATCTAAATATCAAAAATAACAATACGCCATCACCTAAGCCTGAGACAAAAGAAGTAGCTTCTATTGATCTTACTAAGCGTGAAAAAGAAATTTTAAAATATGTTGCTGCTGGAAAGAGTAGTAAAGATATCGCTTCAATATTAAATAAAAGTGTGCGCACAGTAGAAACACACCGTTTTAATATCATGAAGAAAATGGAAGTAAAAAGTGCGGTAGAACTTATTGCCAAGTTAAACGACTACCCTACTTTAAAAAGTGAATTAGATTTATAA